Proteins found in one Takifugu rubripes chromosome 15, fTakRub1.2, whole genome shotgun sequence genomic segment:
- the LOC115252755 gene encoding LOW QUALITY PROTEIN: stAR-related lipid transfer protein 13-like (The sequence of the model RefSeq protein was modified relative to this genomic sequence to represent the inferred CDS: deleted 2 bases in 2 codons), giving the protein MGRGKDSQFPVDISSVKRDHDFLERDLVEPLCRRLNTLNKCASMKVDVSHPKRKQGDDSDEDDPLAISKRWTFEWSSRRWSRLQDFLSDSTNESSPTGQGEGLPSTVSSESVLTDLSEQELAEVSSLHSEDSTSAMPDSISMASLSASYQPPRELPHYNSLPIKINSSYENLLVHIPQDHKPGTFPKALSIESLAPSSNDKTGHPQNLPHSGLGDIWPGKPLSTPPCPGAPRGSRVSVYDNVPGSHLYASTGDLLELEDGNLFPHLDDIIQHVSGLQQIVDHWSRSVLHESGTEEGESRTTPSEGERDGVSLNDTDSTETSRERRDSGVGASLTRPRLRWPSFRTADHLNQPASSLQISSQSAGQLSLLQKFSLLRLTAIMEKYSMSNKHGWTWSVPKFMKRMKVPDYKEKSVFGVPLIIHVQRCGFPLPLCLQQALSHLRTHCLDQVGLFRKSGVKSRIQALRQQCELTPDCVNYEDQSAYDVADMVKQFFQRLPEPLLTSKLGETFLHIYQYVPTEQRLQAVRAAILLMPDENREVLQTLLYFLRDVTSLVEENQMTPMNLAVCLGPSLFHLSILKNETLSPRSIQRKYTTGRPDQKDLTENLAATEGLAHLITECQHLFQIPEEMVTQSRNSYLEAELMVPPLDELGKATEDEADEDVEEHEEGSYYSYLERLVQNLQEEAKDKSKGWVPLPTPDHTELAYRRLGVVLESQYLLEPCGTARTRLTHVSRVDLRGRSPEWYNKAFGHLCANEAQTIRSSFHLLNQTSIETKT; this is encoded by the exons ATGGGTCGTGGGAAAG ATTCCCAATTTCCAGTTGATATTTCTTCTGTGAAAAGAGACCATGACTTTCTGGAGCGGGACCTGGTGGAGCCTCTGTGCCg GCGTCTAAACACCCTCAACAAATGTGCCTCCATGAAAGTGGACGTCAGCCACCCCAAAAGAAAGCAA GGTGATGACTCTGATGAAGATGACCCTTTGGCCATCAGTAAAAGGTGGACCTTTGAGTGGAGCAGCAGACGCTGGTCGCgcctgcaggacttcctgtcGGACAGCACCAATGAAAGCAGCCCCAcaggtcagggggagggtctgCCCAGCACAGTGAGCAGCGAGAGCGTGCTGACGGACCTGAGCGAGCAGGAGCTCGCCGAGGTCTCCTCGCTGCACAGTGAGGACTCCACTTCTGCCATGCCTGACTCCATATCCATGGCCTCTCTGTCTGCGTCCTACCAGCCACCCCGGGAACTTCCGCACTACAACTCCTTGCCGATCAAGA TCAATTCATCATATGAAAACCTCCTGGTTCACATCCCTCAAGACCATAAACCAGGCACCTTCCCAAAAGCTTTATCCATAGAAAGCCTGGCACCTTCCTCCAATGACAAGACCGGTCACCCCCAGAATTTACCACACAGTGGTCTGGGTGACATCTGGCCTGGTAAGCCTTTGTCCACGCCCCCCTGTCCCGGAGCTCCACGGGGCAGCAGGGTGAGTGTTTACGACAACGTGCCTGGCTCCCACCTCTACGCCAGCACCGGAGATCTGCTGGAATTAGAGGATGGCAATCTGTTCCCCCAcctggatgacatcatccagcATGTCAGCGGTCTGCAGCAAATCGTGGACCACTGGAGCCGCAGCGTGCTGCACGAGAGTgggacggaggagggggagagcaggACCACCCCCAGCGAAGGCGAGAGGGACGGAGTCTCCCTGAATGACACCGATTCGACGGAGACCAGTCGGGAGAGGCGGGACTCCGGAGTAGGGGCGTCACTAACGAGACCACG GCTGCGGTGGCCAAGTTTCAGGACCGCCGATCATCTAAACCAGCCAGCATCTTCTCTGCAGAtaagcagccaatcagcaggcCAGCTCAGTCTGCTGCAGAAGTTCTCGTTGCTTCGCCTCACCGCCATCATGGAGAAATACTCCATGTCTAATAAGCACGGCTGGACCTG GTCTGTGCCCAAGTTTATGAAGCGCATGAAGGTGCCAGACTACAAAGAGAAGAGTGTGTTTGGCGTTCCCCTCATCATCCATGTCCAGCGCTGTGGTTTCCCGCTGCCTCTGTGTCTACAGCAGGCGCTCAGTCACCTCAGAACACACTGTCTGGATCAG GTGGGATTGTTCCGAAAGTCTGGCGTGAAGTCCCGTATCCAGGCGCTGAGGCAGCAGTGCGAGCTGACGCCTGACTGCGTGAACTACGAGGACCAGTCTGCGTACGATGTGGCCGACATGGTCAAACAG TTTTTTCAGAGACTGCCAGAACCGCTGCTAACAAGCAAGCTGGGGGAAACCTTCCTGCATATTTATCAGT ACGTCCCAACGGAGCAGAGGCTACAGGCGGTTAGGGCGGCCATTTTGTTAATGCCAGATGAAAACAGGGAGGTCCTGCAGACGTTGCTCTACTTCCTGCGTGATGTCACCTCCTTGGTGGAGGAGAATCAGATGACACCCATGAACCTGGCTGTTTGCCTGGGTCCGTCGCTCTTTCACCTCAGCATACTGAAAAATGAGACGCTGTcaccaag GTCAATCCAGAGGAAGTACACCACGGGCCGGCCTGACCAAAAGGACTTGACTGAGAATCTTGCCGCCACCGAAGGTCTGGCACATTTGATTACCGAGTGCCAACACCTCTTTCAG ATCCCAGAGGAGATGGTCACCCAGTCTCGCAACTCCTACCTAGAGGCTGAGTTGATGGTGCCCCCGCTGGATGAGCTGGGCAAGGCCACCGAGGACGAGGCGGACGAAGACGTTGAGGAGCACGAGGAAGGGTCTTATTACTCCTATCTCGAACGGCTGGTCCAGAACCTGCAGGAAGAGGCTAAAGATAAGAGCAAAGGCTGGGTGCCCCTTCCGACCCCTGACCACACCGAACTGGCTTATAGAAG
- the LOC115252628 gene encoding replication factor C subunit 3-like, whose amino-acid sequence MEKYTATCRLILCSTSTSKVIGPIRSRCLAIRVPLPSTEEVCSVLTAVCKKEGLLLPPELAKQISERSGRNLRKALLMCEACRVQQYPFSADQEIPVADWVIYLRETANAIVSQQSPQRLLEVRARLYELLTHCIPPDVIMKGLLTELLNNCDGQLKTEVAHLAAYYEHRLQLGNKAIYHLEAFVARFMAMYKKFMEDGLDGMMF is encoded by the exons ATGGAAAAGTATACGGCCACCTGCCGCCTCATCCTCTGCTCGACCTCCACCTCTAAGGTCATCGGGCCCATCCGGAGCCGATGTCTGGCCATCAGGGTCCCCCTGCCCAGCACGGAGGAG GTCTGCAGCGTTCTGACGGCCGTTTGTAAAAAAGAGGGTCTGCTCCTCCCTCCCGAGCTGGCCAAGCAAATTTCCGAGAGGTCTGGTCGTAACCTGCGCAAAGCACTTTTGATGTGTGAGGCCTGCAGAGTCCAGCA GTACCCATTCTCTGCAGACCAAGAAATCCCAGTGGCAGACTGGGTGATCTACCTCAGGGAAACGGCTAATGCCATCGTCAGCCAGCAGAGCCCTCAGAG GTTGTTGGAGGTGAGAGCCCGCCTGTACGAGCTGCTGACACACTGCATCCCGCCCGACGTCATCATGAAG GGTCTGCTCACAGAGCTGCTGAACAACTGCGACGGGCAGCTGAAGACAGAGGTGGCTCACCTGGCTGCCTACTATGAGCACAGACTGCAGCTGGGCAACAAGGCCATCTACCACCTCGAAGCCTTCGTCGCCAGGTTCATGGCCATGTACAAGAAGTTCATGGAAGATGGTCTCGATGGCATGATGTTCTAA